The genomic stretch CTGTTGCTGGGGAGACCATCCAGCCTCCTCCCACTGCCTGATCCTCTAGTGACTTAGATCAGATTCTCTTGCACATGCCTCCACCCTCTTCATCCTTAAATATTCCCCTAGCATTCTGCCTTTCCTCTTCCCTGGCTTAACTCTAACATCCAGAACCCTCAGAAACATCTACAGATGCACCATGTCTGGGTCAGGTCTCTGCTCTGTGTTTGACATCTTCGTGTGCACGCATACTCACTTGCACACAGGGTAACTAACTATTACACAGATTCACTGAGGTGCATTAGGATGGCTCTTCTTCTCTTGACTCTTATAAACAGCCTCAGATTTAAACAAAATCCCTCAGCCATGCCCCTGtctcttttaaagaaaacaaaacatacaaaaattcAAATACATGAGTGAGTTGTATCAATCAAAGGCCCGGGGATCTCATTACAGATAGATTGGTGGCTTGCTTTAGATCTGTGCTGTCTAGTTCAGTCATTCAAAGCCATGTGTGGATATTAAACACCTGAAATATGGCCAGCGTGATCTGAAATCATGTGCTTAGTGTCAAATACACACCTGGATATCCCAATAACTATATATTGGTTACAGGTTGAAATGATACGCTTTCAGATAAACTCATACAGGTTTAAGTAACAGTATGTTGCTAAATTCATTTGACCTGTTTCTTTTTGTGCTTTAAAATGTGGCTATGAGAAGATTTTAAATTACACGTTTGACTGATAGTCTTCTTGGACAGCTCTGCTTGAGATAGCAAGGTTCCTGGAGCGTGGGATTCTAAtgtgatttgcagaaagaaaatttaatttgcaGGCAAGCCACCGCCTCCTCTTACATCTTTATCAGCTGGGTGAAAGGAGGCAAGGGAGGCAAAAGCGGAAGAGACTCTCTTTTCAGGTGGGTAGCTCAGCTGTGCAAATGAGACCTCCCCAAGGCCCCAGGCTGAAATGGTGTCAGCCTGCGGTGGGCTTAAGAGGAACTCTCCCTTCCTGTTCTGCCTGGGACTTCCGCCTAGGCCTGAAGGCTGGATTGGATGTAAAAGTCTTCCCACTAGGGACATGTCTGAGCTCCAAAAAAGGTTTTTGGGCCTGCACAAAGCAACGCCCATAGGCACTCCCACACCCACCAGTGGGTTCCGTAAATACACACCTTTGCACAGGCGATCCCCAGACACACGCTCCCAATCTTGCGTCCTCTTACACAGCCTCCTCCAGGGCAACACCCATATCTACCTGTTACCTCAGATATAAGCACCCCAAACGCCTAGAACTACACCTGCCATATCTTAGGCCTCCCCTTTCCTCTGCAGGCCCCTAAACTTTGGGTCTTGGTTCTCTCCCAGGCAGCCCCTCTTTCctggtccccagccctgccctcctgttTGCCCAGCCTTGGTGTCTACACTAGATGCGCACCTGGCAGCGGCGATCTCCTGGCGCTGCCGGGCAGCACTCACGGCTCGACGGGCACCCTCGACAGCCCTGTCCACCTTCTCCTTGACTTTGCCCCGTCGGAGGGCCAGAGGCAGGAGGCTGCGGACGCGCCCTCCGTGCACCAGCCGGTTGCGCTTGTACTTGCCCTCCTCGCGGGAGCCGTCGGGGCGGGTAGTACGCCCGTAGCCGTGCCGCCGGTTGCCCAGCCACTCGCCCTCGTAGCGCAGCCCGTTGGAGCGCTGGCTCACACCATAGCCACTTCGCCGGTCAGCACGCCACTCGCCCGCATACACTTCAGTGGCAGAGCCCTCGATGAGGGCTGGCGGCGCAGGCGCCGGCGGCCCACTGGCCTCGGAGCCCGGGGGTCCCGTGCTGCCCACTTCGCTGCTCACCTCGCTGCGCAGGGAGCCTCGCTTGCTGCCCAGGGAGCTGCGGCGCCCGCCTGCCCGGAGCCCGCTGAGCAGCAGCGAGCGACGGAAGAATCCGCCGGCTGCCGGGGTGCGCTTTCGGGAGGACGCCCCGTCGGCGTCCCCGGGCCCGGCTAGCACAAAGCCGCCTCGGGAGCCCGTTGCGGGGCTGCCTCCCTCGTCGcccggcaggggcaggggcgggggcggCGTCGGGGGGTCGCTGTGGCCCGAGTCCAGGGAGGTACGTCGGGGCGAACGCAGCAGCGCCGCCTGATGGTAGGGCACGCTCTGGCGTACCCCGTACCCGTGGCGCTTCCCAGCCTGCCACTGACCCTGGTAGGTGCCTGCGGGCGGGGTAGGGGACAGGAAGAAAAAGTCAAACCTCGCTAGGCTTTTGACATCCCCCTCCCACCCTCCGGATCGCCAGCACCTCTGGAAGCAGATGGGATAGGAAGGGGAGGTTAGGCCAGGGCACTGGGGGCTAGGTGTGAAGGCGTGCACTGCAGAGCCAAGGCACGTGGAAAGGGGCAGTGTGGGCAGACAGGGCGAGGGAGAGGCACAGGCAGGCGGCCAGGGGGCGTGAGGGCCGGGCTGCCAGGCGCGCACACTGACAACACAACAGACACGAGGCAGGCCACGCCGGAGACTGGAGCGCGGGCGTGaaggcagaaaaggggtgttggGGActtgagggggtggggaggagaggcggCAGGCACGGGCTGACAGGCAAGGGTGAGAGCAACCGCCTGCGAGAGGGCAGGGGACAGGTGCACGAGCAAGGCAGGAGTGGGCGGTGGAGGGAGAGGGCTGAAGGACGCGGGAATGGCATGGGGACGGGGAGGAAGGCTGAGGCGCAGAGGTGCACATgtggctgggggcgggggaggcgccGGCAGCAGAGCAGGCACGCAGACAGcagtgggccgggccgggccgcgcACCTCCGTCCGAGTAGGTCTCGGTGCCGTAACCGTCCTGAAAGCCGTCCTTCCAGAGGCCGGCGTAGCGCAGGCCGGACACGCTCTCCCACACGCCGCTGCGTCCCTTCAGCCCGCCCAGCCACTCGCCGCGGTACGTCCAGCGGCTCTTGCGCTCCACGCCCAGCCCTTCACGCTTGCCCTGGTGCCAGTGGCCCTGGTAGCTGTGTCCGCCGGGCCCGGTGAAGACGCCCAACGACTCGAAGCCGTGCGCCCAGCAGCCGCTGTACTCGCCCTGGGCGCCGGGCCCCGTGCACACGCCGTAGCCATGTGCCCGCCCCGCCTCCCAGCCCCCCACGTAGCAGCCCCCGTCGTCAAAGTCGAACTTGCCCCCGGGGGACATGCATGTAGTTGGCGCGGCCTCAGTCCCACCCCTGTGGCTCAGCGCATCCTGGGGCTGGAGAAGCCGGCTGGGGGCCTGGGAGACGGGTGAGGCCTGGGGGCGGGAGCAGCTAGACCGGGGCCGGGCGGAGGGCGCCCAGCGCGGGCAGGCAAGG from Ochotona princeps isolate mOchPri1 chromosome 6, mOchPri1.hap1, whole genome shotgun sequence encodes the following:
- the JPH4 gene encoding junctophilin-4, encoding MSPGGKFDFDDGGCYVGGWEAGRAHGYGVCTGPGAQGEYSGCWAHGFESLGVFTGPGGHSYQGHWHQGKREGLGVERKSRWTYRGEWLGGLKGRSGVWESVSGLRYAGLWKDGFQDGYGTETYSDGGTYQGQWQAGKRHGYGVRQSVPYHQAALLRSPRRTSLDSGHSDPPTPPPPLPLPGDEGGSPATGSRGGFVLAGPGDADGASSRKRTPAAGGFFRRSLLLSGLRAGGRRSSLGSKRGSLRSEVSSEVGSTGPPGSEASGPPAPAPPALIEGSATEVYAGEWRADRRSGYGVSQRSNGLRYEGEWLGNRRHGYGRTTRPDGSREEGKYKRNRLVHGGRVRSLLPLALRRGKVKEKVDRAVEGARRAVSAARQRQEIAAARAADALLKAVAASSVAEKATEAARMAKLIAQDLQPMLEAPGRRPRQDSEGSDTEPLDEDSPGVYENGLTPSEGSPELPSSPASSRPPWRPPTCRSPLPPGRDWGPFSGPKAWPEEWGGPGEQAEELAGYEAEDEAGLQGPGPRDGSPLLGGCSDSSGSLREEEGEDEEPLPQMRVPRDLEPEPVITPVLRGPPTAGCLPEELEEPAATERPAQPGAANPLVVGAVALLDLSLAFLFSQLLT